The region caataacatgcgtctcaatcgcattaatatatgtgtagtacaagccataagagaaggctgataatttctccaatacacattttttatttgactcaatttgagtgatataaagatattcaacatctccttcattatttgtctcaatatgatatccatttagacgaatatccttgaaacttaataagtttctattggacttaggagaataaaatgcatttttaatatgcaatcttgtacctcttggcagaagtactgtagctcttccagagccttcaattatatttgtagtaccagaaatagtactaacattgacttctcgcattaccaaagtagagaaaaatttattactcttgagaattgtatgagttgttgcactatcagcaaggcacagatcctcatcattggtgttaatgccaatattcattcttcatataaacataaatatcaatattagagattactttgtaagaggagagaaagaaaaaaaaaaataaaatagaggattttattcataaaaacataaaaacttgtacatataaaagcaacatgaattaaatataaaacattgtcttaaaaattaatcataaaataaaactattttctaacactcccatcaccaataaggtgatcaatgcttccatcgggtttagaaaagaaatcaccaatatcaagatgagtagtatccatatgaccataatcagaatcaccatcttcataagcaaagtgtgtttctacattcttctttttaagtgattcttggtagagttcaacaagatgctttggtgtataacaggcacgggtccaatgacctttactaccacaacggtaacatatattttcagcctttttgccattattttcacccctttctttttcctttttcgcattcttgttccacttctgttgatgaagtttctctttgaaaatttcctttataaccatgtccacgaccatgattaatagcacgaccacgaccacgaccatggctacgaccacggccaaaattacgaccacgattattattatggtcttgacctcgtccatgattatatggatcagatgttgctgcattcacttctgggaatggagcagaaccagttggtcgggcctcatgatttttcatcaagagctcattattttgttcagccacaagaaggcatgaaatcaattcataatattgattgctccattcacttctgggaatggagcagattaggcggatctcatgatttttcatcaaaagctttattgctttgtccagccagccatgcataggcatgaaataaattcacaatatttgtgaagtctcttttcacaatatttttgttatgagcaaattagttgctttatttctttatttaatggtatcccaatatccattgcatctaaatatatttcaacatttaaaatccaatataaggaattcttccttacaatatcaagggtcacaaatccaaattttgcaacgtttcgcgtgtttaaaactaacacataaaatattaatataatcaaatttcatgtatgaaattattaaaatcaaataataataataataataatatgacagagaaaaataaatcaaacaattatcattacacaaaaaaaaaagaaaatgagataaagtttgtgaatgagaaaaagattagaaagaacctcggttaaggaatatagagcgttgttcttagagagaaaaaaatatgccttcacgctcagttggataaccctcgtgctgataacgtgttataaaataaaggtaataagagagacaaaggagaggaagaatagagaatgagagagtagggagcaacttctgtttttatgtgtgtctcattactgataggacgagtcctatttataggtacaatatggtaacccagaaaggatataaaatcaaatagtaaatacaaaatattacatcataaagagtaatgaataatatgattatcaatcatatgagtgattgtataaatcaatggacgaccattaattcataacaaatacAAGACATTGTTATCACCAACACTAATATCTGACATATGAGTTTGTCAGGTGGTATTGATACTTCCACGTGACACTAATAAATGGACAcatgacaattttattttataaaaaaataacaaaagaatttaaaaaatttaaaaaatttaaaaatgtcattGACATTGAGACGTAACATATATGAATAGGATGTTAACACTAATCCAATTAAAAGAAccaaactaaattatttttaaaatttaaagaatttaattgaatcaaataaaaattacatatttaattgaattttcgaAAGGAATTACAGgatgaaaaaaaagagtattGTATTTATAGAAAATCTTATGATCATCGTATgttaacttatttatatatatatatatatatatatatatatatatatatatatatatatatatatatatatataacgttttatatatttgtatgatTGATTAGTAGTcagatttaatataaaattataagttaaataTAAACATGAAATAAGAAAGTTAGTTTTAGATAACTTAAGGTGCAAATTatgttattatgaaaaaaattctaataaattcatagttaaaattttgaaatggttATTCATGAAAAACACGCAAACATGCTAAATTTGTAAACGGTATAAAATGAATATGAATTTGCTAAACATAAATCAATTTAGagtgatatttaatatttatggtATTGTGATTTGGCTTCTTACGGTGAAGGCATCATCAGATGTCAGATGAAATTGGCACAAAATAATCTACACCAATTTGGTATTAAGTTTGGTTTACCTTATGAAGAatcttaaattaaatacaaatggataaaataaataatatacaaaaagaaaatatttatatatttattattttgatattttgagtttaaagtaatattttcattttttatataattatatttattatttattctaatagAATCATTTTACTATTTCTCCTCAAATAACCTTCTTACTTATTTGTATAGGacaaagttattatttttagttgttgGATTgggaataaaaacaaaaatttcttcataatcaatttaattcaactttgcttttacttatttttggaacaataatttaaagtaaaactatgtgataaatattactggtagttaaattaaaaaatttattgaaacacTAGGAAATTGAATTTTGAGTGATAGGATGGATTTAGACAAATAAGATgcttattagtttttatttctgcagaaaaaaatttatttatattctcatttttgttttaattgatgGAATTTGAGTGtaaatttgtttgtttcatCCTCATTCTCATGAAGGACGAATATAATTGTATCATGCTTGTACGTGTCTTTTATCAGTATCTGTCtgtttatttttccaaatattaatttaatttttttattaaaaataaaaatgacaacgaataaaatatacatatttttttctctagtgtcaaatataaaaaaaaattattgtacaaatattaaataagaatatcaaataaaatttaaaaaggtcaaataatcataataaaaagcTAAAAAGAGTTGATATAAGTTTGttatattacataataaattaaattaaaagtgttataataatttaaaacagaAACATGTATAAAAACAGGATgagataaaacaaatatatacatattcatCATTGGAGCAATAACTATGAGattgttcatttatttttatgatgtcattgaattataaataatattgtctGGGTTTCATGGGTTTCATAACTGTGAAttttaccaatatatatatatatatatatatatatatatatatatatatatatatatatatatatatatatatatatatatatatatatcacaattTAACCTCCTTTATaccattaataaaatttattaaactataaaaacTCGAGATGAAACATTAAACCGAGACCGAGGTTACAAAAACTTACAAATTCATgatgtttaataaatttcacCTCTTCAAAAAGATTGATTTTATACATACATTACTAATATATATCTGAAAAGATATCTAACTATTGGAAACAATCAAAATTTTCGTACTAACAAATaagaaagtaaaaatgaaaaaaatatttgacaaaaGAAAGATctaaaagaagagagaaaaaaataaaaatacaacaaGTTCTATCTTAAAAGGAGTGATAACGTGACTTAGTAGTTAAATAGAAGGGAAAGATTATGAATATTATCCTCGCTAACAATTTGGAATAATAAAGTTGGTTTAGTAAATTTAAAAGGAAGAGAAGGGTACGAAATGTTGTGAATTCAACTTCTTTTACCGACAAAACctaactattaatatttattgatataaaaaaaaaaaacttcatatGTGTAAAGAATTGTACAAAATGGTATATACATAAATGCCAATGAACAAAGAAAATGAGACGTGAGCTTAGAAACATATAGTGGGGGAAGaagaattttccttttttttgtcttttctttttctctttattctttGTGCTTCTCTCCATGATTTGAATGAGTGAAATGAATCAGTTTTGTTCTTGAAGATGGTGAATGGATGGTGCTGGCTTGGCCATGTATGTAGGGTTGGTTTCTCCAGCCATTATAACAACAATCTTGGGCTCTGAATCCACCTCCATTCCCATTCTCTTTGCTCTTTCTGCATCAGCATTTGATGAAGAACTTTTACTATAAGAACAAGCAAGGATTAGCAATGCCAAGCCTATGAGTGCAAGCATGAGGGCAAGCCCACCAAAGAGGTAGGGAATGGGAGAAGTAGAGTTTTTGAAACTACCACTTGGTGCCTCAGCCATGGAGTAGGAGTAATTGCTTCCACTTCCATGCCccattgatataattttttcacaacaaaacaaaaagaaaaaaaaagaaaaatcccttctttttttttgttgatttctaCCTTGTGTTTGAGCTAGGGTTTGGGGTTGTGGGGTGCTAGTAAGGCAATAATATATGCATTAGAAAGAGGTTTATATAGTGGAAGTTAAAGTGACACGCAATGGTTGtttggatgatgatgatgatgaaaggGAAGGGATTGTGAAGTTACTCATGAGTGGCCCCACATGTTTGAATTCTGCATGAAATTTCATTatattcttttcttgaaattttggTTGAAGTTGGAATTTCTATAATATTTGTTGATTCTTTGATATGTTTTGAAGCATCATATATTGTCTTTTGGATGACGTTTCTTGACTCTTGGGGCCATGGATTAATtcctttatatcaattttagtCAAACCAGGGCCCCTATATACTTCTAaagagattttctttttaattatgattttacatGGATGAAATATTAATGATGAGCAGTTTCCcttaatatatatatcattactaattcaataaaaataaatatataataattagtataattataacaataaaagaaatcaCACTTGTTTAAAGCATGGtctatttcatatttttgttaacccatcaatatttcttttctatgtaaatgataatatttgtaataaaatattcatattttattttattaatgtatataaattgatttaaaaattttcacaaaGTTTCGTTGTACTATTATGAAGTAAAAGACTATATTGTCGtgttttcattttctcaaatagtttcttttaacatttttaaaaaataaatttattttttaactcagcattaatatatctattaaaaaataaatcttatattgATAGATGAAGTTTTACTTTTAAAGCTTAGTTAATTGTTTGGTTGTGTTATATTGgtccatttttaaaaaagataataattataaaataaaattaaaatatcagaCCAAAATTTTTTGATAGTATTGAAGTCGGAAATTTTTTGTTCCCGTTAGAAGGGACTACATTGAACCAATTTTTGATATGATCATTTTAACATTTTCAATTAACTAAACTgctttagttttaatataatactttCAGACAATATAATTTGGATTACGCGCACTGTGCATCCGAGAGAATTTATACAAACTTGTTTAATGTTACTTACCAAATAGGcacttaaatatataataaacataataaagctatatatatatatatatatatatatataaaagctactagtctttagtttattttttcttaagtatcaaaatgaattttataaaatgtactaaaaaaaatgataggacatattactttaatatattagtaaaataagTTTACTGACCTAaccataattaataaatacttaattCAAGTCTTGTACAAcaaatattatatgttatttttatattccaCAAAAGtctatttatcatttattatcacataaaaaatattattaaaaataaaagtaaagataaaataatacaaaaaaaaaacatgaaagacACCCAactcattataaaattttacattgcACAAAactgtatttattataaaaaaatctaatgaAATAAATGATGACAAAATACTAAACCACTTATATTTCTTGCTATGTGTAAAATCCAAAAAGAAAAAGCTAAATTGTTAATACAATTAATGATTACCGAAAGAAATAAATGATGGTGAAATACTAAACCACTTATACTTCCTTTGATGGATCTTGCCACTTCAAAACCCAAGAAGTACTTCAATGGTCCCAAGTTTTTAATTCTGAAGGCTTTGTGTAATGaattctttattttctcaatcTCTGTTATAGAATTTCCTGCCAAAATCACATCATCCACATATACAAGAAGGGCTGTAAAAGAACTTAAGCTATTTTTAGTAAAAAGGGAGTGATCAGATTGGGATTGTATAAAACCAATAGAGATAAGAAAAGAGGACAATTTAGCAAACCATTGTCGACTGGCCTGCTTTAGACCATAGAGGGATTTGGTCAACCTGCATACTTGACCTGGTTTAGGGATTTTGAGTCCTGGAGGAGGATCCATGTATACCTCTTCATCAAGATTTCCATGTAAAAAGGCATTGTCAACATCAAGTTGGTGTAAATACCAATTCTTTGTGGCTGCAATGGCTAACAAAAGTCTAACAGTTGTGAGTTTAGCAACAGGAGAAAATGTGTCAATAAAATCAATTCCTTCTAACTGAGTATAGCCCTTGGCTACAAGTTTAGCTTTGTGCCTTTCAATAGTTCCATCAGAATtgtattttatcttaaaaatccATTTACATCCTATAGGTTTCTTTCCTTTAGGAAGATCTGAAAACTGCCAAGTTTCATTACTTTCTAGGGCTTTTATTTCTCTGTTAATAGCATCAACCCACTTACTATCTTTACAAGCTTCTGTATAAGAATGTGGTTCATGATGAGCAGAAACAGCGAGAGTGTACTTCAGGTGTTCTTTAGACAGAGAATTATGTGAAAGAAACAGAACTAATGGGATAATTGGATCTATAAACAGATTTGTGATTTACAAAATGTTTTGGGTTCATGGAATGGTTCACCTGGTGTACATAATCCTTCAGGTATGAAGGAGTCTTTCTTTCCCTTGTTGATCTTCGTAGGTCTGAATCTTCTGGGTCTTGATCATTGTTAATAGATTGAGCAATGTCAACGTCTTCACTTTCGGTAGAAATGTTGCTAACAATGTCAGGAATGGATTCTGTCTCAATGTTATCATTAGTAGCTTCCTTAGGAATGACCTGGTGGGAATTTTCATTACTATAAGGAGAATTACTTCCTTCTTTTAGTAAGAAATCTGAGTCATGATGATCACCACTGGCCTGAATGCActgtttcatatttttataaggaaaaatattttcatagaaCACTACATTCCTAGTGATAAAGATCTCTCTGCTTAAGGTGTCAAGAAGGACATATCCTTTAATTCCAGTTTTAAAACCTAGAAACACACATTTCCTAGCCCTTGGGTCAAGTTTGGTTCGATTATTATCTAGAGTACTAGCAAAGCATAAGGCTCCAAAAACTCTAAGATTTAGGAAAGTAGGAGGCTTCTCATACAAAACTTCATAAGGACATTTGTTATTTAAGACAACAGTGGGTAATCTGTTAATGATATGAATGGCATGAGCAGCAGCATAACACCAATAAGCTTTAGGCATGTTAGATTGAAACAGTAAACTACGAGTAACATTTAGAATATGTTGATGCTTTCTCTCCACAATAGAATTCTGTTGTGGAGTCTCTACACAACTTTTCTGATGATTTATACCGTAggtttcaaaaatatcaatacaGTTAAATTCAGGCCCATTATCAGATCTAAAACATTTAATGATTTggttgaattgatttttaatgtgGATTATGAAATTCTGAATGAGTTTTCTGGTTTCTGATTTGGCATGCATAAGAAAAATCCAAGTGTGTCTAGAATGATCATCAACCACAGTTAGAAAGTATTTATGACCATGAATGGATGGAATGCTTATAGGTCCCCATATATCAAGATGAACAAGATCAAAACAGGAATCAGAAATAGTATCACTTTTGGAGAAAGGTAATTTGTGCTGTTTGGATAAGTGGCAAACATCACAAACATCAGAACATTTAGAGTGAATATAAGGAAAGGTTTTACAAATGTGTTCAGTAATTCTACGGGCAGGATGCCCAAGCCTATAATGCCAAGTATCAATATCACTTTTAGCACAATTAAGCCTATTACAAGGAGAGAAATTAGAGTTTTCAGTAACTGGGAAGCCATTAAGGTAGTATAGACCCTGGTTGAAATCAGCTTGCCCAATCATCTGAGATGTAATAGTGTCCTGAATCTGACAGCACTCAGAGGAAAATATTAGTTTGCAGTTCAAATCTTTTATCAAGGTTTGaactgaaattaaattgaaagaaaattcaGGAACATATAAGACATTAAAAAGGATTAGTTGTGCAAAAAATTGTACTGTTCCAGCAAAGTTAGCAGTGACAATACTGTTATTAGGAAGTTTTATATTAACAGGTTTTATTCTGAAAAAAGTGGAGAAATTTTCTCTGTTTTGTGCAACATGATCAGTTGCGCCAGTGTCCAAAATCCAGAGACTTTTACCTTCATGAATCTTATCAGAGGAATTGGTATGTTTTTGTATCTGATTGATGCTGTGTCCAGCTTCATCAGATTCGTTCAAGAGCTTCAACAGTTTCTGCATTTGTTCAGATGTCGGGCCCTTCATTGCCTCATCTTTCACATTCTGATTGTCATTTGGTTCTTCCTTTATATTCAGATTGCAAGCCTGTTGCTGTTCTCTTTTATCCCGAGTCTTGTTTTCTTGGGGATTGTTGCTGTATTCATTCCTTTGTTTGTACCAAGGGGGAAAGCCATGTTTAGAGTAACATTCCTCTATAGTGTGATTCATCTTATGGCAATACGAGCATTGTTTGCCATGGTTGGGATTTCGACCTCTTCCCCTTCCTTGGGTCCTTGAACTAGAGCCTCTGCCTTGACCTCTCCAGTTGTTTTGTTCTTGAGACTTGTAATGCCTTTCAGATGTATTAAAGAGGATTTTACTATCAGTATTCGCTCCAGCCGTACCTTTGTTCTGCCTTTCTTGTTGCATAATGAGGGAATAGACTTTATTCATGTTGGGTAGGGGATCTAACAACAGAATTTGGGTCTTTACAGTATTATAACCATCATTTAGCCCTTTTAGAAAACATATCACATATTCCACTTCCCTTTGTTTGATAAAGATTCTAGCAAGATTGCATTCACAAGGCTTACCGCAAATGCAATTGGGAATGGGCCTTAGAAATTCTAATTCTTCCTAGATGATCTTTAAATCAGTGAAGAACTGAGTGATGCTCATTTCTCCTTGTCTAGCAGAGTGCATCTCTTGAAGCAGGTCTGAGATACGAAAATAATCCCCTTTTGTGAATCTTTCCTTTAGGTCATCCCAAAGATCTTTGGCTGATTCAATGTAGATAACACTTTCTGCAATTTGGGGAGAAAGAGTCCTTATGATCCAAGATAAAATCATAACATTGGCCCTTTCCCAAGCTTCATAGATGGGTTCATCCTTGGTAGGCATTTTGATACTTccatcaacaaattttaatttgttcttgGACATGAGAGCCCTTCTCATGTTTCTGCTCCATGAGCTGTAGTTGGTTTCATTAAGAGAGGGAGATACAAGAACCTGTCCTGGGTTCTCTCCTGGATGTATGTAATATGGACTGGTAGGGATAAGAGATTGATCAAGATCCAATCTTTGCAATTGAT is a window of Vigna unguiculata cultivar IT97K-499-35 chromosome 4, ASM411807v1, whole genome shotgun sequence DNA encoding:
- the LOC114182762 gene encoding protein GLUTAMINE DUMPER 5-like; translation: MGHGSGSNYSYSMAEAPSGSFKNSTSPIPYLFGGLALMLALIGLALLILACSYSKSSSSNADAERAKRMGMEVDSEPKIVVIMAGETNPTYMAKPAPSIHHLQEQN